One Haloterrigena salifodinae DNA window includes the following coding sequences:
- a CDS encoding Hpt domain-containing protein, translated as MTDYLTDFVQESEERITELNNALLTLERDPTDDEAMENIFRVAHTLKGNCGAMGLEPASDLAHAIEDLLDAVRQGGLEVTPELMDVVFDAVDELETMIDEVAAGGEIETDPSATIAALRDQLEATDGPAAIATPSTDEIDAVTERFDPPTDDEHRAYLVRLAIAERDGVNSGKLVVDALIDAFALIGTQPPRDEIEAGEYDGTFDAVFGSAVGKSAITSGLEPVEEVADFELVDISDQFDARSDGSDAATEPGNGISTEDAADLEVDDLLDEFDEFDNLDEMVDDVDDDELEAFEEMGEAGSFDDLLDEDDLEVDGELGEPAVDPIEDDASEQAADDASANAEADDVDDANAVFNELKDEVEMVGFDELQDELEELEFDEFDSDDEVDMDELLGEDADADDAFLAGPEPTEDDVNDLLVDAGDANEPAAADAVSDDELDELLAGGDEASADAATDDELEDLFTGDDEASADAATDDTAAATTDEPADAATDDDFDDLFAGDEETATASTDEEGTAVEPFEPEPEPESAEATAESEPDAAVESEPVLEDDEDIVDELSTDDDVEAVAEADPDAEPESATESKSAADSEPAVEAESVAADPEPAAEAESATDSASPAVETETRTDADDGLESSTAAETDFDGEDGDATLLDEDEPAVDDPSTAELDDAIEAASEPGDDGDALEDESDAESTDLETPDTAVETDGTDDESVEADSEPEAATDERDETFGDDAVTADSAGDGQTADDAEGEFDDDLETSFEDEFDSTASADDSSDDPFAADEDDPFADEDPFADDAADDAFGEDDAFAADDPFADESFDTEFESPDDDFDDVTSATDADAESVDEVVDGFDDSFGDEDGEAATDSSAETPSFDDDAGADDSDESAAEVVHRIEEPTFENPGLTVPESTDRPDADEQTDEIQSVRVDIDQIDSLLTLVEGLVTSRVRLRHTATESEATDALETELDDLEDLTTDLQETVMDIRLVPLQTVASRLPRVVRDIARDQDKEVAFEMTGEDVELDRSILDRIGDPLIHLVRNAVDHGIEPPEEREAADKPREGSVEVHADRSRDQVRITVEDDGSGLDPDRLRDEAVEAGVRSEDEVADMSDDEAYDLIFHPGLSTADEVTDVSGRGVGMDVVKRTIEDLDGTVAIDSEAGEGTTVTMTLPVSVAIDDILFVECGGEEFGVPTKAVQDIESAATLETVDGQRVLTDGDDTYSVIELDDVLETPRASANGDGMVVRIRDDVRSVALHCDHVYGQQEVVVKPFEGFMSDIPGLSGATVRGRGEVVNILDVTTL; from the coding sequence ATGACTGACTATCTAACCGACTTCGTTCAGGAGAGCGAAGAACGAATTACGGAACTGAACAACGCGTTGCTCACGCTCGAGCGCGATCCGACCGACGACGAGGCGATGGAGAACATCTTCCGGGTCGCACACACGCTCAAGGGCAACTGTGGCGCGATGGGACTCGAGCCGGCGAGCGATCTCGCCCACGCGATCGAGGATCTGCTCGACGCCGTCCGGCAGGGCGGCCTCGAAGTGACGCCCGAACTGATGGACGTCGTCTTCGACGCGGTCGACGAACTCGAGACGATGATCGACGAGGTCGCGGCCGGCGGCGAGATCGAGACCGACCCGTCGGCGACGATTGCGGCCCTTCGGGACCAACTCGAGGCCACCGACGGGCCCGCCGCGATCGCGACGCCCTCGACCGACGAGATCGACGCCGTCACCGAGCGGTTCGATCCGCCGACCGACGACGAACACCGCGCCTATCTGGTGCGGCTCGCGATCGCCGAGCGAGACGGCGTCAACAGCGGCAAACTCGTCGTCGACGCGTTGATCGACGCGTTCGCTCTGATCGGGACCCAGCCGCCCCGAGACGAGATCGAGGCCGGCGAGTACGACGGCACGTTCGACGCCGTCTTCGGCAGCGCGGTCGGAAAATCCGCGATCACGTCCGGTCTTGAGCCGGTCGAGGAGGTCGCCGACTTCGAACTCGTCGACATCAGCGACCAGTTCGACGCCCGTTCCGACGGGTCGGACGCGGCGACCGAGCCGGGCAACGGGATCTCCACGGAAGACGCCGCGGACCTCGAGGTCGACGACCTGCTCGACGAGTTCGATGAGTTCGACAACTTAGACGAGATGGTCGACGACGTCGACGACGACGAACTCGAGGCCTTCGAGGAGATGGGCGAGGCCGGTTCGTTCGACGACCTCCTCGACGAGGACGACCTCGAAGTCGACGGCGAACTCGGGGAACCGGCGGTCGATCCGATCGAGGACGACGCGAGCGAGCAGGCGGCCGACGACGCGTCGGCCAACGCCGAAGCGGACGACGTTGACGACGCCAACGCCGTCTTCAACGAACTCAAAGACGAGGTCGAGATGGTCGGCTTCGACGAGTTGCAGGACGAACTCGAGGAACTCGAGTTCGACGAGTTCGACAGCGACGACGAGGTCGATATGGACGAACTCCTCGGCGAGGACGCCGACGCCGACGACGCGTTCCTCGCGGGGCCGGAACCGACCGAGGACGACGTCAACGACCTTCTGGTCGACGCCGGCGACGCCAACGAACCGGCGGCGGCCGACGCCGTATCGGACGACGAGCTCGACGAGTTGCTGGCCGGCGGCGACGAAGCGTCCGCCGACGCGGCGACAGACGACGAACTCGAGGACCTGTTTACAGGCGACGACGAAGCGTCCGCCGACGCAGCGACGGATGATACTGCCGCTGCAACGACGGACGAACCCGCCGACGCGGCAACGGACGACGACTTCGACGACCTGTTTGCAGGCGACGAAGAGACCGCCACCGCGTCGACCGACGAGGAAGGCACGGCGGTCGAACCGTTCGAACCCGAACCCGAACCGGAATCCGCCGAGGCGACAGCCGAGTCGGAACCGGACGCCGCCGTAGAGTCCGAGCCCGTGCTCGAGGACGACGAGGACATCGTCGACGAGCTGTCGACGGACGATGACGTCGAAGCGGTCGCCGAAGCGGATCCGGACGCAGAACCGGAGTCGGCGACCGAATCAAAGTCGGCTGCAGACTCAGAACCGGCCGTCGAAGCGGAGTCGGTTGCTGCAGACCCGGAGCCGGCTGCCGAAGCAGAGTCGGCCACCGACTCGGCGTCGCCCGCAGTCGAAACAGAGACACGGACCGATGCAGACGACGGTCTCGAGTCCTCGACGGCTGCGGAAACCGATTTTGACGGCGAGGACGGAGACGCGACACTGCTGGACGAGGACGAACCCGCGGTCGACGATCCGTCGACGGCGGAGTTGGACGACGCGATCGAAGCAGCGTCGGAACCGGGAGACGACGGCGACGCGCTCGAGGACGAGTCAGATGCCGAGTCGACCGACCTCGAGACGCCCGATACCGCCGTCGAGACCGACGGTACGGACGACGAATCCGTCGAGGCGGACTCCGAACCCGAGGCGGCGACCGACGAACGCGACGAGACGTTCGGCGACGACGCCGTCACGGCCGACTCCGCCGGCGACGGACAGACCGCGGACGACGCCGAGGGCGAGTTCGACGACGATCTCGAGACGAGTTTCGAGGACGAATTCGATTCGACGGCGTCGGCCGACGACTCGAGCGACGACCCGTTCGCCGCTGACGAGGACGATCCGTTCGCGGACGAGGATCCGTTCGCGGACGACGCGGCGGACGATGCCTTCGGCGAAGACGACGCGTTCGCGGCGGACGATCCCTTTGCGGACGAGTCGTTCGACACCGAGTTCGAGTCGCCGGACGACGATTTCGACGACGTGACCTCCGCGACCGACGCCGACGCGGAGTCGGTCGACGAAGTCGTCGACGGCTTCGACGATTCGTTCGGTGACGAGGACGGCGAGGCGGCGACCGACTCGAGTGCGGAAACGCCGTCGTTCGACGATGACGCCGGGGCCGACGACAGCGACGAATCGGCAGCGGAGGTCGTCCACCGGATCGAGGAACCGACCTTCGAGAACCCCGGGCTGACGGTTCCGGAGTCGACGGACCGCCCGGACGCCGACGAGCAAACCGACGAGATCCAGTCGGTCAGGGTCGACATCGACCAGATCGACTCGCTGCTGACCCTCGTCGAGGGGCTGGTCACGAGCCGCGTTCGGCTCCGCCACACCGCGACCGAAAGCGAGGCGACCGACGCGCTCGAGACGGAACTCGACGACCTGGAGGACCTGACGACGGACCTCCAGGAGACGGTGATGGACATCCGACTGGTCCCCTTGCAGACGGTCGCGAGCCGACTGCCGCGGGTCGTCCGCGACATCGCGCGCGATCAGGACAAGGAGGTCGCCTTCGAGATGACCGGCGAGGACGTCGAACTCGACCGCAGTATCTTAGACCGGATCGGCGACCCGCTGATCCACCTGGTTCGCAACGCCGTCGACCACGGGATCGAACCGCCCGAGGAGCGCGAAGCGGCCGATAAACCGCGCGAGGGATCCGTCGAGGTCCACGCCGACCGGTCTCGAGACCAGGTGCGGATCACCGTCGAGGACGACGGGAGCGGCCTCGATCCGGACCGGCTTCGCGACGAAGCCGTCGAGGCCGGCGTCCGCTCCGAGGACGAGGTCGCTGACATGTCCGACGACGAGGCGTACGACCTCATCTTCCACCCCGGGCTCTCGACAGCGGACGAGGTGACCGACGTCAGCGGCCGCGGCGTCGGCATGGACGTTGTCAAGCGGACGATCGAGGACCTCGACGGCACGGTCGCGATCGACAGCGAGGCCGGCGAGGGGACGACCGTGACGATGACGCTTCCGGTGTCGGTCGCCATCGACGACATCCTGTTCGTTGAGTGCGGTGGTGAGGAGTTCGGGGTGCCGACGAAGGCCGTCCAGGACATCGAATCGGCCGCCACCCTCGAGACCGTCGACGGACAGCGGGTCCTCACCGACGGCGACGACACCTACTCCGTCATCGAACTCGACGACGTCCTCGAGACGCCGCGAGCGAGCGCCAACGGCGACGGGATGGTCGTGCGGATCCGCGACGACGTCCGGTCGGTTGCCCTTCACTGTGACCACGTGTACGGCCAACAGGAAGTCGTCGTCAAGCCCTTCGAAGGCTTCATGAGCGATATTCCTGGACTCAGCGGAGCGACGGTGCGAGGACGGGGGGAAGTGGTCAACATACTAGACGTAACAACACTATGA
- a CDS encoding chemotaxis protein CheW, producing MTPDLSEKLLGIDIDDADERRQRDGSETDEPRAELEQFVVFGLGDHRFAMPVATVRTLAEVPDDVTRVPRAPPAIEGMVDLRGDITAMVDPGVHFPTVEREATAGRERLLVLDRPSDQQSAAIHVDDVIGVETVPEDDIVDETTVEESRLSGDALDHPLVVALFETERELAGGRAGRGSQRSASAVDADRGADGSALSAVQRSGSDGADDAVGNPFELESADAGAPDDADEGDDRTADAGSTREVVIEATPVVDIERLLLASGQGE from the coding sequence ATGACCCCGGATCTCTCCGAGAAGCTTCTCGGAATCGATATCGACGACGCCGACGAGCGACGGCAACGCGACGGTAGCGAGACGGACGAACCGCGGGCGGAACTCGAACAGTTCGTCGTCTTCGGACTGGGCGACCACCGGTTTGCGATGCCGGTCGCGACCGTGCGCACGCTCGCAGAGGTCCCCGACGACGTTACCCGCGTTCCGCGGGCGCCACCGGCGATCGAGGGGATGGTGGACCTGCGCGGGGATATCACGGCCATGGTCGATCCGGGCGTTCACTTCCCGACCGTCGAGCGCGAGGCCACCGCGGGGCGCGAACGGTTGCTCGTGCTCGACCGACCGTCCGACCAGCAGTCAGCCGCGATCCACGTCGACGACGTGATCGGCGTGGAGACGGTTCCCGAGGACGATATCGTCGACGAAACGACCGTCGAGGAGAGCCGGCTCTCCGGCGATGCGCTCGACCATCCGCTCGTCGTCGCGCTCTTCGAAACGGAGCGCGAACTCGCGGGCGGGAGGGCCGGTCGCGGTTCCCAGCGGAGCGCGAGCGCAGTCGATGCCGACCGCGGCGCCGACGGGAGTGCGCTGTCAGCCGTGCAGCGGTCGGGTTCGGACGGGGCAGACGACGCGGTTGGGAACCCGTTCGAACTCGAGTCCGCGGACGCGGGAGCGCCGGACGACGCCGACGAGGGGGACGACCGAACGGCGGACGCGGGATCGACTCGGGAGGTCGTCATCGAGGCGACACCCGTGGTAGATATCGAACGTCTCCTGTTGGCGTCCGGACAGGGAGAATAG
- a CDS encoding DUF2110 family protein, whose translation MVVLATKLYVEGDARERALDSLRSLVANEIGELEVEFELGVRHDDFPSVTIEGEDATVARNALREEFGEIVPDLEPGETYIGTLESWDDDGFVLDAGQGEGVRIPTDELGLGPGSPEQLRERYGLVQHLPLRFVYGSADAGEDGEGEPSRLADAERDRLYDWTRGDGRLNVNSATRAEVRATLNRAGHAQDYVTVERLGLLEQSVICTEDTDPPGLLASVGEYLPAELRCVVP comes from the coding sequence ATGGTCGTACTCGCAACCAAACTATACGTCGAAGGCGACGCCCGCGAGCGGGCGCTGGACTCGCTTCGCTCGCTGGTCGCCAACGAGATCGGCGAGCTCGAAGTCGAGTTCGAACTCGGCGTGCGCCACGACGACTTTCCGTCGGTGACCATCGAAGGCGAGGACGCCACCGTCGCGCGCAACGCCCTCCGCGAGGAGTTCGGCGAGATCGTCCCCGATCTCGAGCCCGGCGAAACGTACATCGGTACCCTCGAGTCCTGGGACGACGACGGCTTCGTCCTCGACGCGGGACAGGGCGAGGGCGTGCGGATCCCGACCGACGAACTCGGACTCGGTCCAGGATCACCCGAACAGCTCCGCGAGCGGTACGGGCTAGTCCAGCATCTGCCGCTGCGGTTCGTCTACGGCTCGGCTGACGCCGGCGAGGACGGCGAAGGCGAGCCGTCCCGACTCGCCGATGCGGAACGGGATCGCCTCTACGACTGGACCCGCGGCGACGGTCGGCTCAACGTCAACAGCGCCACCCGCGCCGAGGTGCGGGCGACGCTAAACCGCGCCGGCCACGCCCAGGACTACGTCACCGTCGAGCGGCTGGGCCTCCTCGAACAGAGCGTGATCTGTACCGAAGATACCGACCCACCGGGACTGCTCGCGAGCGTTGGCGAGTACCTCCCGGCGGAGCTCCGCTGCGTCGTTCCGTAA
- the cheB gene encoding chemotaxis-specific protein-glutamate methyltransferase CheB, giving the protein MTRVLVVDDSGFMRTVIGNALTGAGYEVETATNGSEAIEAVAAYDPDVVTMDVEMPELGGIDAVERIMATNPTLILMLSVHTEEGTEATLDALERGAVDFLHKPDGADERTVTDLTDDVVAKVDELADANVSSIALARASASAYATRSNQEAAAGRAVAGSGNDAQVGSGGGPQASPDGPAVGPRAAAGTEIGDFPPVDLEGEYAADPVVVLGASTGGPKIVERLFERLPIELDAKVLVVQHMPAGFTERFADRLDTRSEYDVREATDGESIHPGEAVIAPGDAHLEALSNVNGRLRVRLDDGERLHGVRPAIDVTMRTAAERVDDPLCGVVLTGMGRDGADGIEAIHAAGGRTIAQDEATSPVFGIPCQAIQTGCVDDIAPAPELVAAIVDAFDTDGETDD; this is encoded by the coding sequence ATGACGAGAGTACTCGTTGTCGACGACTCGGGGTTTATGCGGACAGTCATCGGCAACGCGCTTACCGGGGCTGGCTACGAGGTCGAGACGGCCACGAACGGTTCGGAAGCGATCGAAGCGGTGGCGGCGTACGACCCGGACGTCGTCACGATGGACGTCGAAATGCCCGAACTCGGCGGTATCGACGCCGTCGAGCGAATCATGGCGACGAATCCGACGCTGATTCTCATGCTCAGCGTTCACACTGAGGAGGGCACGGAAGCCACGCTCGACGCGCTCGAGCGTGGTGCCGTCGACTTCCTTCACAAACCCGACGGAGCCGACGAGCGAACGGTCACCGACCTGACCGACGACGTCGTCGCGAAGGTCGACGAACTCGCCGACGCGAACGTCTCGTCGATCGCTCTCGCTCGCGCGTCCGCCTCCGCTTACGCGACGCGATCCAACCAGGAGGCAGCCGCCGGCCGGGCCGTCGCCGGCTCCGGAAACGATGCACAGGTCGGTTCCGGTGGCGGTCCTCAGGCATCGCCGGACGGTCCGGCGGTCGGGCCCCGCGCCGCCGCCGGAACCGAGATCGGCGACTTCCCGCCGGTCGATCTCGAGGGCGAGTACGCGGCCGATCCGGTCGTCGTCCTCGGCGCCTCGACCGGCGGTCCGAAGATCGTCGAACGACTGTTCGAACGGCTGCCGATCGAGCTCGACGCGAAGGTTCTCGTCGTCCAGCACATGCCCGCTGGCTTCACCGAGCGCTTCGCCGACCGCCTCGATACGCGCAGCGAGTACGACGTCCGCGAGGCAACCGACGGCGAATCGATCCATCCCGGCGAGGCGGTGATCGCCCCCGGCGACGCCCACCTTGAGGCCCTCAGCAACGTCAACGGGCGCCTTCGCGTCCGACTCGACGACGGCGAGCGGCTTCACGGCGTGCGTCCGGCGATCGACGTGACGATGCGGACCGCCGCTGAGCGGGTCGACGACCCGCTCTGTGGCGTCGTGCTGACCGGGATGGGGCGGGACGGGGCGGACGGAATCGAAGCGATCCACGCCGCGGGCGGACGAACCATCGCACAGGACGAAGCGACGAGTCCGGTCTTTGGCATCCCCTGTCAGGCGATTCAAACGGGCTGTGTCGACGACATCGCGCCCGCCCCCGAACTCGTTGCGGCGATCGTCGACGCGTTCGATACGGACGGTGAGACCGATGACTGA
- a CDS encoding DUF5803 family protein encodes MNRRLVLAVIAVGLIVTTAGCSGVFGGISDEQLDRDQKYDDLRGNASDADVTIDVEGGNMLNSGEFRAVYDLDGTEELSLSQSALFSEQALDIHSVRYWYPNGTEVTGSELDIEQSRSSTEIRVPDKNGTLAFSGEAGRKTFSLPAYVEGSHEVRLPEGHRTTNFIFGDVSPSGYEREIVDDEERLYWEEVENEISVRYYLSRDIPLFIGLIGTVALIGGAGIAYYYREVKRLRKEREEMGLNVDIDDDSNDGPPPGMG; translated from the coding sequence ATGAATCGACGGCTCGTTCTCGCGGTGATCGCGGTCGGTTTGATCGTTACCACGGCCGGCTGTTCGGGCGTCTTCGGCGGGATTTCCGACGAGCAGCTCGATCGGGATCAGAAGTACGACGACCTGCGAGGCAACGCGTCCGACGCCGACGTCACCATCGACGTCGAGGGCGGCAACATGCTCAACAGCGGCGAATTCCGCGCCGTGTACGACCTCGACGGGACGGAGGAGCTCTCGCTCTCCCAGTCGGCTCTCTTCAGCGAGCAGGCGCTCGACATCCACAGCGTCCGCTACTGGTACCCCAACGGAACCGAGGTGACGGGGTCGGAACTGGACATCGAGCAGAGCCGCTCGAGCACCGAGATTCGCGTCCCCGACAAGAACGGGACGCTCGCGTTTTCAGGCGAGGCGGGCCGGAAGACGTTTAGCCTGCCGGCGTACGTCGAGGGCTCCCACGAGGTCCGGCTCCCCGAGGGTCACCGGACGACGAACTTCATCTTCGGCGACGTCAGCCCGAGCGGCTACGAGCGAGAGATCGTCGACGACGAGGAACGCCTCTACTGGGAGGAAGTCGAGAACGAAATCTCGGTCCGCTACTACCTCAGCCGCGACATCCCCCTGTTCATCGGACTGATCGGCACCGTCGCGCTCATCGGGGGCGCCGGCATCGCGTACTACTACCGGGAGGTCAAGCGACTCCGCAAAGAACGCGAGGAGATGGGCCTGAACGTCGATATCGACGACGATTCGAACGACGGTCCGCCGCCGGGAATGGGCTAA
- a CDS encoding class I adenylate-forming enzyme family protein: MDLDDVDPTARAGNVAKLFDETAAHHGDAQAMEHRGERTTHAELQARTAAFAGGLHELGLEPGDRMLLFLPNCPEYLVAALGGFKAGVVFSPVNPQYKRREVAYQLENADAKAIVTHPLLQEVVDEALEEADREPTVVTIESEMADRNPDDVFFEDVSGESTLVERADDDVALLPYTSGTTGDPKGVQLTHRNTRAQMSWPLTTSNVDVDGEDVRSLIWLPLYHITGFTHTALQPLVGGGGLYFRSALEWDAQECMELIEAEEITHFVGVTTMYADMVEADGFSDYDLTSLEAASEGGAKLSTAVQERFEETAGVDISEGYGLTETHGATHTQLGSSFGLKHGTIGQPLRMTDCKIVDENGDEVAPGEEGELLVRGPAVMKGYHGMPDATERAFTERGYFRTGDVARRDENNYYEIVDRKKHVIVSAGYNVYPSELEALLLEHEAVADVAVIGVPDDRRNEVPKAVVVPAAGVDPGTDVTADELKRYSLDRVAEYKHPREVEFVDELPRTTSGKVQKYKLESVDD, from the coding sequence ATGGATCTGGACGACGTCGATCCGACCGCGCGGGCGGGGAACGTCGCGAAGCTGTTCGACGAGACGGCCGCACACCACGGGGACGCCCAGGCGATGGAACACCGCGGCGAGCGGACGACCCACGCTGAGCTCCAGGCGCGGACCGCCGCCTTCGCCGGCGGACTCCACGAGCTGGGTCTCGAACCCGGCGATCGCATGCTACTCTTTCTGCCGAACTGTCCGGAGTACCTCGTAGCCGCGCTCGGCGGGTTCAAGGCGGGCGTCGTCTTCTCGCCGGTCAACCCGCAGTACAAGCGCCGCGAGGTCGCCTACCAGCTCGAGAACGCCGACGCGAAGGCAATCGTCACCCACCCGCTGCTCCAGGAGGTCGTCGACGAAGCTCTCGAGGAGGCGGATCGAGAGCCCACGGTCGTCACCATCGAGAGCGAGATGGCGGACCGAAACCCCGACGACGTCTTTTTCGAGGACGTCAGCGGCGAGTCGACGCTGGTCGAGCGGGCCGACGACGACGTCGCATTGCTGCCCTACACGTCGGGAACCACGGGCGATCCGAAGGGCGTCCAGCTGACCCACCGAAACACGCGCGCACAGATGAGTTGGCCGCTGACGACCTCCAACGTCGACGTCGACGGCGAGGACGTTCGCAGCCTCATCTGGCTGCCGCTGTATCACATCACCGGCTTCACCCACACCGCCCTTCAGCCGCTCGTCGGCGGCGGCGGGCTGTACTTCCGCAGCGCCCTCGAGTGGGATGCCCAGGAGTGTATGGAACTCATCGAGGCGGAGGAGATCACCCACTTCGTCGGCGTGACGACGATGTACGCGGACATGGTCGAGGCCGACGGCTTCAGCGACTACGACCTGACGAGCCTCGAGGCCGCATCTGAGGGTGGTGCGAAGCTCTCGACGGCGGTCCAGGAACGGTTCGAGGAGACCGCCGGCGTCGACATCTCCGAGGGGTACGGCCTCACCGAAACCCACGGCGCCACCCACACCCAACTGGGCTCGTCGTTCGGCCTGAAACACGGGACGATCGGCCAGCCGCTGCGGATGACCGACTGCAAGATCGTCGACGAGAACGGCGACGAGGTCGCCCCCGGCGAGGAGGGCGAACTCCTCGTGCGCGGTCCGGCGGTCATGAAGGGGTACCACGGGATGCCCGACGCGACCGAGCGGGCGTTCACCGAGCGCGGCTACTTCCGGACCGGCGACGTCGCCCGACGGGACGAGAACAACTACTACGAGATCGTCGACCGCAAGAAACACGTCATCGTCAGCGCCGGCTACAACGTCTACCCAAGCGAACTCGAGGCCCTGCTGTTGGAACACGAGGCCGTCGCGGACGTCGCCGTCATCGGCGTCCCGGACGACCGCCGCAATGAAGTCCCCAAGGCCGTTGTCGTTCCCGCGGCCGGGGTCGACCCGGGAACGGACGTTACCGCCGACGAACTCAAGCGGTACAGCCTCGACCGCGTCGCCGAGTACAAACATCCTCGGGAGGTCGAGTTCGTCGACGAACTCCCCCGGACCACCAGCGGCAAGGTGCAGAAGTACAAGCTCGAGTCCGTCGACGACTGA
- the cheY gene encoding chemotaxis protein CheY, translated as MSTGVLIVDDSHFMRNLLRQILEQDYRILGEASNGAEAVKLYKEHDPDIVMMDIVMPKCNGIKATAAIKKIDPDARVIMCTSVGQREKMKLAVKAGADGYVTKPFEEPSVRKALTDVAAA; from the coding sequence ATGTCGACAGGGGTGCTCATCGTGGACGACTCTCATTTTATGCGGAACTTACTGCGCCAGATCTTGGAACAGGATTACCGCATTCTCGGAGAGGCGTCCAACGGCGCCGAAGCAGTCAAACTGTACAAAGAACACGACCCCGATATCGTCATGATGGACATTGTGATGCCCAAATGCAACGGCATCAAGGCGACCGCGGCGATCAAGAAGATCGATCCGGACGCCCGCGTTATCATGTGTACGAGTGTCGGGCAACGTGAGAAAATGAAACTCGCCGTGAAGGCTGGTGCGGACGGCTACGTCACGAAACCGTTCGAAGAACCCAGCGTCAGAAAGGCCCTCACAGACGTCGCTGCGGCATGA
- the tfe gene encoding transcription factor E: MAFEDLLEDPVIQKYLHELVGPKGMPVAAAPPDGEVTDEELSEELDLELNDVRRALFILYENDLATYRRLRDEDSGWLTYLWTFEYDNIPENLEDEMYRLHEALEERREYERNHEFYLCEICSIRFEFGEAMDFGFECPECGSPLESMDNDRLVNAMDDRLDALEDELNLEA; this comes from the coding sequence ATGGCTTTTGAGGACCTGCTCGAGGATCCGGTCATCCAGAAGTACTTGCACGAGCTGGTCGGTCCCAAGGGGATGCCTGTCGCGGCGGCGCCGCCGGACGGGGAAGTGACCGACGAGGAGCTCTCGGAGGAGCTGGATCTCGAGTTGAACGACGTGCGGCGGGCGCTGTTTATCCTGTACGAGAACGATCTCGCGACCTACCGACGGCTGCGCGACGAGGACTCGGGGTGGCTCACCTACCTCTGGACGTTCGAGTACGACAACATTCCGGAGAACTTAGAAGACGAGATGTACCGCCTTCACGAGGCCCTCGAGGAACGCCGGGAGTACGAGCGCAACCACGAGTTCTACCTCTGTGAAATCTGCTCGATCCGGTTCGAGTTCGGCGAGGCCATGGACTTCGGCTTCGAGTGCCCCGAGTGTGGCTCGCCGCTCGAATCGATGGACAACGATCGGCTCGTCAACGCGATGGACGACCGCCTCGACGCCCTCGAGGACGAACTCAACCTAGAGGCCTGA
- a CDS encoding chemotaxis protein CheW produces the protein MASSVNRDCDDDRVSVLTFTLERDRYCVRAASVDSVLGVGDDQSVATADDPWNAGTVSVAGDRIRVVDLPRAFSSSVRTINRIETPKLLVFRLTDADDAYVGWLVDDVDVTRTVRTSDLEPTPTSARIAHVKGRLEIDGDEVLWLDERAIHG, from the coding sequence ATGGCATCGTCCGTAAACCGGGACTGCGACGACGATCGGGTCTCCGTGCTGACGTTTACTCTCGAGAGAGACCGGTACTGCGTCCGGGCCGCCTCGGTCGACTCCGTTCTCGGCGTCGGCGACGACCAGTCCGTCGCGACGGCCGACGACCCGTGGAACGCCGGGACCGTCTCCGTCGCCGGCGACCGCATTCGGGTCGTCGACCTCCCCCGAGCGTTCAGTTCGTCGGTCCGGACGATAAACCGGATCGAGACGCCGAAACTGCTCGTCTTTCGGCTGACCGACGCCGACGACGCGTACGTCGGCTGGCTCGTCGACGACGTCGACGTCACGCGAACCGTGCGGACGAGCGACCTCGAGCCGACGCCGACCAGCGCTCGGATCGCCCACGTCAAGGGCCGACTCGAAATCGACGGCGACGAAGTGCTCTGGCTCGATGAACGGGCGATTCACGGCTGA